The following are from one region of the Chitinivibrionales bacterium genome:
- a CDS encoding pitrilysin family protein — protein MEDFTKLLIFAVSTFLLVSNLSAQVPDSPRKIVYPALDWKVPLGTPYRQVLSNGLVAYIAEEHSLPYFKLSGYVRYGSICDPAGKEGISSLMATLMRTGGTQTYQSDTLDYLIDQYALRISVSVSETQVNFSCASLSEYADTCLFMLSQILFHPSFEDKKIKKQTSLFLESIAHRFDNPDPILDAAYEKAMYNDGQNSRLPTAASVARISKKDIVALHKNIFKTENMIIAVSGDFSKKAMEQKLCALFPKAGAAAVDSLFPHISVKPTAKSVIVNKAITQSYIRMGLPLFKRPHDDYYAVQVLNLILGGEGFTSRLGSKVRSDEGLAYVVYSSAGSNYFYPSTFFIEFHTKNETAAKAMALSYNEVTRIRTSGVTAEELSHAKKVLIDALPSMFRTADDIVDNYAGNEYLKQPPDHFTAYPDKINALTQADIAAAAKKYLDPAAITYTVVGDTAVIFKNDTISGFSFRSQKPIVAVNNPDSLPEMK, from the coding sequence ATGGAAGATTTCACTAAACTCCTGATTTTCGCAGTGTCCACATTTCTTCTGGTGTCAAACCTGTCTGCCCAGGTCCCTGATTCTCCAAGGAAAATCGTCTACCCGGCGCTCGACTGGAAAGTGCCGCTCGGTACGCCGTACCGGCAAGTGCTCAGTAATGGGCTTGTCGCATATATCGCCGAGGAACACTCGCTTCCCTATTTCAAGCTTTCGGGTTATGTGCGGTACGGGTCCATTTGCGATCCGGCGGGCAAGGAAGGCATCTCATCGCTGATGGCGACCCTCATGCGCACCGGCGGGACGCAAACCTACCAATCGGACACGCTCGACTATCTCATCGACCAGTATGCGCTCAGGATTTCCGTCTCCGTCTCTGAAACGCAGGTGAATTTTTCCTGCGCAAGCCTTTCGGAATACGCGGACACCTGCCTGTTCATGCTTTCGCAGATCCTGTTCCATCCGTCGTTTGAGGACAAAAAAATAAAAAAACAGACATCCCTTTTCCTCGAATCCATTGCGCACCGGTTTGACAATCCCGACCCGATTCTGGACGCCGCGTACGAAAAGGCAATGTATAATGACGGACAGAACAGCAGGCTTCCGACCGCGGCAAGCGTGGCGCGGATCAGCAAAAAGGACATTGTCGCCCTGCACAAAAACATCTTCAAAACCGAAAATATGATCATCGCGGTATCGGGGGATTTTTCCAAAAAAGCAATGGAACAGAAACTGTGCGCGCTGTTTCCGAAGGCCGGAGCCGCGGCCGTGGATTCTCTTTTTCCGCACATCAGCGTCAAGCCGACGGCGAAATCCGTTATCGTCAACAAAGCCATCACGCAGAGTTACATCCGCATGGGGCTTCCGCTGTTCAAGCGGCCGCATGACGATTACTATGCGGTGCAGGTGCTCAACCTCATTCTCGGCGGCGAAGGATTCACCTCGCGCCTCGGCAGCAAGGTGCGCTCGGACGAGGGACTCGCCTATGTCGTCTACTCGAGCGCGGGCTCGAATTATTTCTACCCCTCAACCTTTTTCATAGAATTCCACACAAAAAACGAGACGGCGGCCAAGGCCATGGCGCTTTCATACAATGAGGTCACCCGCATACGGACGTCGGGCGTCACTGCCGAAGAACTTTCACACGCAAAGAAAGTGCTCATTGATGCGTTGCCCTCGATGTTCCGAACGGCCGATGACATCGTTGACAATTACGCAGGCAATGAATACCTTAAACAGCCTCCCGATCATTTTACCGCATACCCCGACAAAATAAACGCGCTTACCCAGGCGGATATCGCGGCGGCGGCAAAGAAGTATCTTGACCCTGCGGCAATCACGTATACCGTCGTGGGCGATACCGCGGTGATTTTTAAAAACGACACGATATCGGGCTTTTCTTTCCGTTCGCAGAAGCCGATTGTTGCGGTGAATAATCCGGATTCGCTCCCGGAAATGAAATGA